One genomic window of Thermococcus indicus includes the following:
- a CDS encoding leucine/methionine racemase: MNYPRNKEEVLERYSRVFPRSARVTYAPIVGVKAQNARVWDIEGREYIDFLSDAAVQNVGHNNPRVVNAISEQAERLIHFTFIYGFPVEPLLLAEKLAEIAPIESPKVSFGMSGSDANDGAIKLARAYTKRRTILSYLRSYYGATYGAMSITGLDFEVRSIVGELSGVHYIPYPNCYRCPFGKDPKTCKMECVSYIKEKFEGEVYAEGTAALFAEPIQGDAGMVVPPEGYFKKVKKILDEHGILLIVDEVQSGMGRTGKWFAIEHFGVEPDVITLAKPLGGGLPISAIIGRSEVMDSLPSLGHTFTLSGNPVTSRAALAVIEEIEEKDLLRRAEKLGKYTRKRLEKMKEEHQLIGDVRGLGLMLGVDLVKDRETKERAYEEARKVVWRAYELGLVLAFLQGNVLRIQPPLTIEEELLEEGLNRLEQAISDVEEGRVPDEVLTKVQGW; the protein is encoded by the coding sequence ATGAACTACCCCCGGAATAAGGAGGAGGTTCTGGAGCGCTATTCACGGGTTTTTCCGAGGTCGGCGCGCGTTACCTATGCTCCGATAGTGGGTGTTAAAGCCCAGAACGCTCGCGTCTGGGACATAGAGGGCAGGGAGTACATAGACTTCCTGAGTGATGCGGCGGTGCAGAACGTTGGGCACAACAATCCCAGGGTTGTCAATGCCATAAGCGAGCAGGCGGAGAGGCTGATACACTTCACCTTCATCTACGGCTTCCCCGTTGAGCCGCTCCTCCTGGCCGAGAAGCTCGCCGAAATAGCGCCGATTGAAAGCCCGAAGGTAAGCTTCGGCATGAGCGGGAGCGACGCCAACGACGGGGCAATAAAGCTCGCGAGGGCCTACACCAAGAGGAGGACCATCCTGAGCTACCTGAGGAGCTATTACGGTGCAACCTACGGTGCGATGAGCATAACAGGCCTTGACTTCGAGGTTCGCTCAATAGTGGGCGAGCTGAGTGGTGTTCACTACATTCCGTACCCCAACTGCTACCGCTGTCCCTTCGGGAAGGATCCAAAGACCTGCAAAATGGAGTGCGTTTCCTACATTAAGGAGAAGTTCGAAGGGGAGGTTTACGCGGAGGGAACTGCCGCTCTCTTCGCCGAGCCGATACAGGGCGATGCTGGAATGGTCGTTCCGCCGGAGGGCTACTTCAAAAAGGTGAAGAAAATCCTCGACGAACACGGGATTCTCCTCATAGTGGACGAGGTTCAGAGCGGCATGGGAAGGACGGGCAAATGGTTCGCGATAGAGCACTTCGGCGTTGAACCGGACGTGATTACGCTCGCGAAGCCCTTGGGCGGCGGTCTTCCAATAAGCGCCATAATAGGGCGCTCCGAGGTTATGGACTCCCTCCCGTCGCTTGGACACACCTTCACCCTCAGCGGCAATCCCGTGACGAGCAGGGCGGCCCTGGCGGTTATCGAGGAGATAGAGGAGAAGGACCTGCTCAGGAGGGCGGAGAAGCTCGGGAAATACACCAGAAAGAGGCTCGAGAAGATGAAAGAGGAGCACCAGCTCATCGGCGACGTTCGCGGCCTCGGCCTGATGCTCGGCGTTGACCTCGTGAAGGATAGAGAGACAAAGGAGAGGGCCTACGAGGAGGCCAGAAAGGTCGTCTGGCGCGCCTACGAGCTCGGCCTAGTCCTTGCGTTCCTTCAGGGCAACGTGCTGAGGATTCAGCCGCCCCTCACGATAGAGGAGGAGCTCCTCGAGGAGGGCCTCAACAGGCTGGAGCAGGCGATATCTGACGTGGAGGAGGGCAGGGTTCCCGACGAGGTTCTGACGAAGGTTCAGGGCTGGTGA
- a CDS encoding uracil-xanthine permease family protein, translated as METLETMKGPVLKVGIEDKVEPSKALVFGLQHVLAMFGATVTVPLVVGGAVGLSGSEIALMIQAVLLAMGIATLLQTTIGSRYPIVQGSSFAFIPGLIAIGSSLGMAAVQGALIVGGLIEAAIGWLGIIGKVRKLFTPLVTGVTITLIGFSLADVAVKNVFNFYADPSGGTIARATLVAVITFLTTVFVALRAKGSLKAMPVVVGAAVGYLVSVPLGLTDFGLVKSLPVVSIPRPFPWGEPAFDTTAIVLLLFAFMVSIIESVGDYHAIAAVTESEINERRIARGIGSEGLACSIAGLLGACGTTSYSENIGVVALTKVGSRYVVQVGAVILILLSLLPKFGGILASMPAPVLGGLTLALYGMISVTGLRLIKERVEFNDRNTLILAAALIAGLGAPQLPAEFLAAFPKIIASILESGMAVGALTAIVLDRLL; from the coding sequence ATGGAAACCCTTGAGACGATGAAAGGACCGGTACTGAAGGTTGGAATCGAGGATAAGGTTGAACCTTCAAAGGCTTTGGTTTTTGGCCTTCAGCATGTTCTCGCGATGTTCGGTGCCACCGTCACCGTGCCGCTTGTCGTCGGCGGTGCCGTTGGTCTGAGCGGCTCCGAGATTGCCCTCATGATACAGGCAGTTCTGCTGGCGATGGGCATCGCAACGCTGCTCCAGACGACGATAGGTTCCCGCTACCCGATAGTGCAGGGCTCAAGCTTCGCCTTCATCCCGGGCCTCATAGCGATTGGCTCAAGCCTCGGAATGGCGGCTGTGCAGGGTGCCCTCATAGTTGGGGGCCTGATAGAGGCCGCCATCGGATGGCTCGGGATAATCGGTAAGGTCAGGAAGCTCTTCACCCCGCTGGTTACGGGCGTCACGATAACGCTGATAGGCTTCAGCCTGGCCGACGTCGCGGTTAAGAACGTCTTCAACTTCTACGCAGACCCGTCCGGGGGGACCATCGCCAGGGCAACCCTGGTCGCGGTCATAACTTTCCTCACGACGGTTTTCGTTGCCCTGCGGGCGAAGGGAAGCCTGAAGGCGATGCCTGTCGTTGTGGGTGCTGCAGTTGGCTACCTTGTGAGCGTTCCCCTCGGCCTCACGGACTTTGGACTGGTAAAAAGCCTGCCGGTTGTGAGCATCCCAAGGCCCTTCCCGTGGGGCGAGCCGGCCTTCGACACAACGGCGATAGTCCTGCTTCTCTTTGCCTTCATGGTGAGCATCATAGAGAGCGTCGGGGACTACCACGCGATAGCGGCCGTAACTGAGTCCGAGATAAACGAGAGGCGGATAGCGAGGGGCATTGGGAGTGAAGGCTTAGCCTGTTCAATAGCCGGTCTCCTCGGCGCGTGCGGAACGACGAGCTACTCCGAGAACATAGGCGTTGTCGCGCTGACCAAGGTCGGCAGCAGATACGTGGTGCAGGTGGGGGCGGTTATCCTCATACTGCTCTCGCTGCTCCCGAAGTTTGGGGGAATTCTGGCATCAATGCCCGCGCCGGTTCTCGGCGGCCTGACCTTAGCCCTGTACGGAATGATAAGCGTCACCGGGCTTAGGCTGATAAAGGAGAGGGTCGAGTTCAACGACAGGAACACGCTGATACTGGCCGCCGCGCTGATAGCAGGCCTCGGCGCACCCCAGCTTCCGGCGGAGTTCCTGGCGGCCTTTCCGAAGATAATCGCCAGCATTCTGGAGTCGGGGATGGCGGTCGGAGCTCTCACGGCCATAGTGCTCGACAGGCTCCTCTGA
- a CDS encoding DUF996 domain-containing protein, which translates to MAVANLSSEKNMGMWGAILSLIGGFIPYIGSVVSLIGFILILLALKGISDAVGDERPFKNYLYGVIFAVGGLIVIVALLLGTFALVPAGWHLSESAGIGLAIFLFILFVALIIGAAYFQKRAWLAMYEITGTREFKDAATWVWWGALTAVIIVGLLLLLIARVFVIIGFNKMPAELGEEPAPAPAEEEVIW; encoded by the coding sequence ATGGCCGTTGCTAACCTCAGCAGCGAAAAGAACATGGGAATGTGGGGTGCAATCCTCAGCCTCATCGGCGGTTTTATACCGTACATCGGCAGTGTGGTCTCGCTGATCGGCTTCATCCTGATACTGCTGGCGCTGAAGGGAATAAGCGATGCCGTAGGCGACGAAAGACCCTTTAAGAACTACCTCTACGGTGTCATCTTTGCCGTAGGTGGTCTAATTGTTATCGTCGCTCTACTACTCGGGACTTTTGCCCTCGTCCCGGCGGGATGGCACCTCAGCGAATCGGCAGGGATAGGACTGGCGATATTTCTCTTCATACTGTTTGTGGCCCTGATAATAGGCGCTGCCTACTTCCAGAAGAGGGCCTGGCTCGCGATGTACGAGATAACCGGCACCAGGGAGTTCAAAGACGCCGCCACGTGGGTGTGGTGGGGCGCACTGACTGCCGTAATCATCGTTGGATTACTGCTGCTCCTGATCGCGCGCGTCTTCGTCATAATAGGGTTCAACAAGATGCCGGCGGAGCTTGGGGAAGAGCCCGCGCCAGCCCCGGCAGAAGAAGAGGTAATCTGGTGA
- a CDS encoding DUF996 domain-containing protein, with translation MHVGVDVKSERTLGLVGSILGLVGGFTGVIPYVGALSGSLSLVGAILILVALKGIGDKLGDERPFRYYLYSIVVAFVGVILALILVVIGVLSMANASIAWGEPLRHPMGYFGAGMLIFGFLAFVAVLIIGVYFAKQAWEAMYEITGVDAFQSTAKWLWWGALTAIILVGFILLLVASIYQIIGFANLPEELETTPMNTAS, from the coding sequence ATGCATGTGGGGGTTGACGTTAAGAGCGAGAGAACCCTCGGCCTTGTAGGGTCCATCCTGGGACTCGTGGGCGGATTTACTGGAGTTATCCCGTACGTCGGAGCACTGAGTGGGTCGTTATCTCTCGTCGGAGCCATACTCATACTAGTGGCGCTCAAGGGGATAGGAGACAAGCTCGGCGATGAAAGACCCTTCAGATACTACCTCTACTCAATAGTGGTGGCCTTCGTTGGTGTCATTCTAGCCCTAATTCTCGTAGTCATCGGCGTTCTGTCGATGGCGAACGCCTCAATCGCATGGGGTGAACCACTCAGGCACCCAATGGGGTACTTCGGCGCGGGAATGCTGATTTTCGGTTTCCTGGCGTTCGTGGCCGTGCTGATAATCGGAGTATACTTCGCGAAGCAGGCGTGGGAAGCGATGTATGAGATAACGGGCGTTGACGCATTCCAGAGCACTGCAAAGTGGCTCTGGTGGGGTGCGCTGACCGCCATAATCCTCGTCGGATTTATACTGCTCCTTGTGGCCTCGATATACCAGATAATAGGCTTCGCGAACCTGCCGGAGGAACTTGAAACAACCCCAATGAACACGGCGTCGTAA
- the nuoI gene encoding NADH-quinone oxidoreductase subunit NuoI — MESVEKPKVRVVGEEKVKLKKSFVKPWMGIKYLFKKPVTIKIPFEKIEPAPKYRGFHTLNWKTCVGCNFCGQICPARAIEMTWIEVDGKMEKRPHPKVDYGRCTFCQFCVDVCPTGALDFTENYYLTTGGLEEDLELYDWVPIDPKKVKELNEKFRDYRFPVERIEKKEDGTHIYHLRDGSTIEFKILGYGLRPPKKPTPAKPPAKPAKAPEKKEAAKPAEKKEEKPAEKAPEKTEEKAQAKPDEKKE; from the coding sequence ATGGAGAGCGTTGAGAAGCCAAAGGTTAGGGTCGTCGGCGAGGAGAAGGTCAAGCTCAAGAAGTCATTCGTCAAGCCATGGATGGGCATCAAGTACCTCTTCAAGAAGCCGGTCACGATAAAGATACCCTTCGAGAAGATAGAGCCGGCACCGAAGTACAGGGGATTCCACACGCTGAACTGGAAGACCTGCGTCGGCTGTAACTTCTGCGGCCAGATATGCCCCGCCAGAGCCATAGAGATGACCTGGATAGAAGTGGACGGCAAGATGGAGAAGAGGCCGCACCCGAAGGTGGACTACGGCCGCTGTACATTCTGCCAGTTCTGTGTGGACGTCTGCCCGACCGGTGCCCTCGACTTCACCGAGAACTACTACCTCACCACCGGCGGTCTTGAGGAGGACCTGGAGCTCTACGACTGGGTACCCATAGACCCGAAGAAGGTCAAGGAGCTCAACGAGAAGTTCAGGGACTACCGCTTCCCCGTTGAGAGGATAGAGAAGAAGGAGGACGGTACGCACATCTACCACCTCCGCGACGGCTCAACCATAGAGTTCAAGATACTCGGCTACGGTCTGAGGCCACCCAAGAAGCCGACGCCGGCCAAGCCACCTGCGAAGCCTGCCAAGGCTCCGGAGAAGAAAGAGGCCGCCAAACCTGCCGAAAAGAAGGAAGAGAAGCCTGCTGAGAAAGCCCCAGAGAAGACCGAAGAAAAGGCCCAGGCAAAGCCCGACGAGAAGAAGGAGTGA
- a CDS encoding NADH-quinone oxidoreductase subunit D: MANLEVPKELKKEAKAHDMYLHPIDKDTYELFFGPQHMATENFSIILKMDGNRVEKAIVNPGFLHRGFEKLAEQRPYFTNIALLLRICVPESDVPENIYSMAVDEIVGWEVPERAQWIRTVVLEMARMSAWMFWIMGFGNEIGLYTAGQWAAAYRERFMRLFEELTGGRVYHIYTVPGGVRRDIPGDKWLRQLRDTVEYIKGKLKDFDEILFDNYITFERTEGVGVMDRKFALKHAVTGPNLRATGVPYDVRKDDPYLFYPELEFEVPVLKEGDSLARVLVRRYEMEQDLYILEQLLDMGPPSGPYMVKDARLKALPRFKPPKGDAYAHVESTKGDFGAYVVSDGTHKPYRVHVRGPSQSHGVTVLEELLKGARLADVPVILKTLDNCPPDIDR, translated from the coding sequence ATGGCGAATTTGGAAGTCCCGAAGGAGCTTAAGAAAGAGGCAAAGGCACACGACATGTACCTTCACCCAATTGACAAGGATACCTACGAGCTGTTCTTCGGTCCGCAGCACATGGCGACAGAGAACTTCAGCATAATCCTCAAGATGGACGGCAACAGGGTGGAGAAGGCCATCGTCAACCCGGGTTTCCTCCACAGGGGATTCGAGAAGCTCGCAGAGCAGAGGCCCTACTTCACCAACATCGCCTTGCTCCTTCGTATTTGTGTTCCAGAGAGCGATGTGCCGGAGAACATCTACTCCATGGCCGTTGATGAGATAGTCGGCTGGGAGGTTCCCGAGAGGGCCCAGTGGATAAGGACGGTAGTCCTCGAGATGGCCAGGATGAGTGCGTGGATGTTCTGGATAATGGGCTTTGGAAACGAGATAGGCCTCTACACCGCCGGCCAGTGGGCAGCTGCCTACCGTGAGAGGTTCATGCGCCTCTTTGAGGAGCTGACCGGAGGAAGGGTTTACCACATCTACACCGTGCCAGGAGGAGTCAGGAGAGACATACCCGGCGACAAGTGGCTCCGCCAGCTCAGGGACACCGTCGAGTACATCAAAGGCAAGCTCAAGGACTTCGATGAGATACTCTTCGACAACTACATCACCTTCGAGAGGACTGAAGGCGTCGGTGTGATGGACAGAAAGTTCGCCCTGAAGCACGCAGTGACCGGTCCGAACCTCCGCGCTACCGGAGTTCCCTACGACGTCAGGAAGGACGACCCGTATCTGTTCTACCCCGAGCTCGAGTTCGAGGTTCCGGTGCTTAAGGAGGGCGACAGCCTGGCCAGGGTACTCGTGAGGAGGTACGAGATGGAGCAGGACCTCTACATCCTCGAGCAGCTCCTCGACATGGGGCCACCGAGCGGACCGTACATGGTGAAGGACGCCAGGCTCAAGGCCCTGCCGAGGTTCAAGCCGCCGAAGGGAGACGCTTACGCGCACGTGGAGAGCACTAAGGGCGACTTCGGTGCCTACGTCGTCAGCGATGGAACCCACAAGCCCTACCGCGTCCACGTTCGCGGACCGAGCCAGAGTCACGGTGTTACCGTGCTTGAGGAGTTGCTCAAGGGGGCCCGCCTTGCGGACGTGCCGGTCATCCTGAAGACCCTTGACAACTGCCCGCCGGACATAGACAGGTGA
- a CDS encoding NADH-quinone oxidoreductase subunit C, with protein MDMNGKPKVEEKVEEQKPQEVPEVETPKLPDTREGKLVAEVLEKAPYAEGNVRRERRVEFKVPADRIKEFLELASEKFEMLIQISVVDWLKEGEFELVYQLWSVSETTHAFVRTRIPRENAKMPTVMDIWPVAETYEREAHEFFGIIFEGNPRLGPFILEPREHEKHPLRKDFNMIGYVKMIYGEDFDRYDESKTNYVI; from the coding sequence ATGGATATGAACGGGAAGCCCAAGGTCGAGGAGAAAGTTGAGGAGCAGAAGCCCCAGGAGGTTCCGGAAGTGGAGACTCCAAAGCTCCCCGACACCAGGGAGGGAAAGCTCGTCGCGGAGGTGCTCGAGAAGGCACCCTACGCCGAGGGCAACGTCAGACGCGAGAGACGCGTTGAGTTCAAAGTTCCCGCGGACAGAATAAAGGAGTTCCTTGAGCTCGCGAGTGAGAAGTTCGAGATGCTCATCCAGATAAGCGTCGTCGACTGGCTCAAGGAGGGTGAGTTCGAGCTCGTCTACCAGCTCTGGAGCGTAAGCGAAACCACTCACGCCTTCGTGAGGACGAGGATACCCAGAGAAAACGCGAAGATGCCGACCGTCATGGACATCTGGCCGGTTGCAGAGACCTACGAGAGGGAGGCCCACGAGTTCTTCGGTATAATATTCGAGGGCAACCCGAGGCTCGGTCCGTTCATCCTCGAGCCGAGGGAGCACGAGAAGCACCCGCTCAGGAAGGACTTCAACATGATAGGCTACGTCAAGATGATCTACGGCGAGGATTTCGACAGATACGACGAGAGCAAGACCAACTACGTGATATGA
- a CDS encoding NuoB/complex I 20 kDa subunit family protein, producing the protein MSERKNDDFVSYELQEFKLFEPLFKWARKKSLWIVAFCTGCGGIEMPPLATARYDFERFGIMPNPAPRMGDLFLITGYVTPKTLKRIIITYEMMQDPKYVMIHGSCPINGGVYWDSYNVVKQFDKYLPVDVAIAGCMPRAEAVMDGIMEIMRKIEDGTADGWKRYRENYEYYRKNQDELFGEGWREKDARRWLAWI; encoded by the coding sequence ATGAGCGAGAGGAAGAATGACGATTTCGTAAGCTACGAGCTCCAGGAGTTCAAGCTCTTTGAGCCCCTGTTCAAGTGGGCCAGGAAGAAGAGCCTCTGGATAGTGGCGTTCTGTACCGGATGCGGCGGTATCGAGATGCCGCCGCTGGCCACCGCCAGATACGACTTCGAGCGCTTCGGAATAATGCCGAATCCCGCACCGAGGATGGGTGACCTCTTCCTCATCACGGGCTACGTCACCCCCAAGACCCTCAAGAGGATAATCATAACCTACGAGATGATGCAGGATCCCAAGTACGTCATGATACACGGCTCATGCCCGATAAACGGCGGCGTTTACTGGGACTCCTACAACGTGGTCAAGCAGTTCGACAAGTACCTGCCGGTTGACGTTGCCATAGCCGGCTGCATGCCGAGGGCTGAAGCAGTCATGGACGGAATAATGGAGATAATGCGCAAGATAGAGGACGGAACCGCCGACGGCTGGAAGCGCTATAGGGAGAACTACGAGTACTACCGGAAGAATCAGGACGAGCTGTTTGGAGAAGGATGGCGCGAGAAGGACGCCAGGAGGTGGCTGGCATGGATATGA
- a CDS encoding respiratory chain complex I subunit 1 family protein, producing MIDWKLVLEVIGMLIYATFMGFIFMGIERKAMARIQRRVGPPIYQPIIDTLKLLGKKESVTHGFIYDFGPIFALGASIAALLFIPLANFQLFSANADLIVVAYLLEVPMLGIMLGAMSSGNPYSAVGVQRGLLTMVAMQLPYGLALIALIQHWGTFKLSEIVALQQTQGWSILVPALLLALIVFDIVFQAMLGLEPFDIITAPAEISMGPMVEYGGKHAALLFTQHAVQLFAETAFFAVLFLGGASNLLELLVKQIAVLFIAIFVASIYPRFTIDQAAKFFWKWPTILGIIAVLLTV from the coding sequence ATGATAGACTGGAAACTTGTGCTTGAAGTCATAGGAATGCTGATATACGCCACCTTCATGGGCTTCATCTTCATGGGCATTGAGAGAAAGGCAATGGCCAGGATACAGAGACGCGTCGGACCTCCAATATACCAGCCGATAATAGACACCCTCAAGCTCCTCGGCAAAAAGGAGAGCGTTACCCACGGCTTCATCTACGACTTCGGACCGATATTCGCGCTTGGGGCCAGCATAGCTGCGCTCCTCTTCATCCCCCTCGCCAACTTCCAGCTCTTCAGCGCCAACGCAGACCTCATCGTCGTCGCCTACCTCCTTGAGGTACCGATGCTCGGCATAATGCTCGGTGCCATGAGCTCGGGCAACCCGTACTCAGCGGTCGGTGTCCAGCGTGGTCTGCTCACCATGGTGGCCATGCAGCTGCCCTACGGCCTGGCGCTGATAGCCCTCATCCAGCACTGGGGCACCTTCAAGCTCAGTGAGATAGTGGCCCTCCAGCAGACCCAGGGATGGAGCATTCTCGTTCCTGCACTGCTCCTCGCCCTGATAGTCTTTGACATAGTCTTCCAGGCGATGCTCGGACTGGAGCCGTTCGACATCATCACCGCCCCGGCGGAAATCTCCATGGGACCGATGGTCGAGTACGGCGGCAAGCACGCGGCACTGCTCTTCACCCAGCACGCCGTTCAGCTCTTCGCAGAGACCGCCTTCTTCGCCGTACTCTTCCTCGGCGGTGCGAGCAACCTGCTCGAGCTGCTGGTCAAGCAGATAGCGGTGCTCTTCATAGCGATATTCGTGGCCAGCATCTACCCGAGGTTCACCATAGACCAGGCGGCCAAGTTCTTCTGGAAGTGGCCGACCATACTGGGAATAATAGCCGTGCTCCTGACGGTGTGA
- a CDS encoding proton-conducting transporter transmembrane domain-containing protein — protein MINELLIILLAPLIAGVIAWALDIRGLREGIGIIGAAVPLAMLAKLYSTVLSEPVEYSLTVSGFTLQFQLNTMSWYFAAVASLVGLAMAFGMAVTSRESYDWLFALMSFTGVLGVFLSQDFVGFFLLWELMTFASFMMVLRRNRHESLKYFVLSVIGAYAMLIAIGMLYAKTGALDFASIRQALYMDAAMGTITTREMAVIFGLFLTAFGVKAGAFPLHVWAPGAYSETDQSYTAFFSGALSKAGAYGFLLLYILMGYKLYAAFGTFHNHLVFAYIIAWIGAITVVVASFLAVLQEDIRKLFAYSSVGQVGYILLAFGLGSTLGFAGGLFHVLSHAVFKGLFWLVTAAIILQTGKTQFKDMGGLAEKMPFTFAMGLIAVLSLSGIPPLAGFASKWLIYEAAISAHMPLVAGAIFLGSGLAFAYVVRFLYSVWFGQRPSDLEDVKEAPLPLLIAMAILAIPNLLFGVAPGLVTGYINKMLGGEVVGGDYYKLVTPTGTYNALLVTIVLTIGLAIAGLIYLYGAKVRRISVTNTYQSGNPVTEEFNLSIRKNFYRPLAEALDFWLKRSFDRFYERLAGMAEDFADSLRQAFYNGNVQSYSWYLVIVLLILALWGVL, from the coding sequence ATGATTAACGAGCTGCTTATCATCCTCCTCGCGCCCCTGATTGCCGGTGTCATCGCGTGGGCGCTTGACATCAGGGGTCTCAGGGAGGGAATCGGCATCATCGGTGCCGCCGTACCTCTGGCCATGCTGGCCAAGCTTTACTCGACCGTCCTCAGCGAGCCGGTCGAGTACTCGCTCACAGTCAGCGGGTTCACCCTCCAGTTCCAGCTCAACACCATGAGCTGGTACTTCGCGGCCGTCGCTTCCCTTGTCGGCCTCGCGATGGCCTTCGGAATGGCCGTCACATCGAGGGAGAGCTACGACTGGCTCTTCGCCCTGATGAGCTTCACGGGAGTGCTCGGCGTCTTCCTGAGCCAGGACTTCGTGGGCTTCTTCCTGCTCTGGGAGCTCATGACCTTTGCCAGCTTCATGATGGTGCTCAGGAGGAACAGGCACGAGTCCCTCAAGTACTTCGTGCTCAGCGTCATAGGCGCCTACGCCATGCTCATAGCCATCGGAATGCTCTACGCCAAGACCGGTGCCCTTGACTTTGCATCCATCCGGCAGGCGCTCTACATGGACGCCGCCATGGGCACCATAACGACCAGGGAGATGGCAGTGATATTCGGTCTCTTCCTGACCGCCTTCGGCGTCAAGGCAGGTGCCTTCCCGCTCCACGTCTGGGCGCCCGGTGCTTACAGCGAGACCGACCAGAGCTACACCGCTTTCTTCAGCGGCGCCCTCAGCAAGGCGGGAGCCTACGGTTTCCTCCTGCTCTACATCCTCATGGGCTACAAGCTCTACGCCGCCTTCGGAACCTTCCACAACCACCTGGTCTTCGCGTACATAATCGCCTGGATAGGCGCCATCACCGTCGTGGTAGCCAGCTTCCTGGCCGTGCTTCAGGAGGACATCAGGAAGCTCTTTGCCTACTCCTCCGTTGGCCAGGTCGGCTACATACTGCTCGCCTTCGGCCTCGGAAGCACCCTGGGATTCGCGGGAGGCCTCTTCCACGTGCTCAGCCACGCGGTCTTCAAGGGCCTCTTCTGGCTCGTCACGGCCGCCATAATCCTCCAGACCGGCAAGACCCAGTTCAAGGACATGGGCGGCCTTGCCGAGAAGATGCCCTTCACCTTCGCGATGGGCCTCATAGCGGTGCTGAGCCTTTCGGGAATCCCGCCGCTGGCAGGCTTCGCCAGCAAGTGGCTCATCTACGAGGCAGCGATAAGCGCCCACATGCCACTCGTCGCTGGTGCAATATTCCTCGGAAGCGGTCTGGCCTTTGCCTACGTTGTCAGGTTCCTCTACTCAGTCTGGTTCGGCCAGAGGCCGAGCGACCTTGAGGACGTCAAGGAGGCCCCGCTTCCGCTCCTGATAGCCATGGCCATACTGGCCATCCCGAACCTGCTCTTCGGTGTGGCTCCGGGCCTGGTCACGGGGTACATCAACAAGATGCTCGGTGGAGAGGTAGTCGGCGGTGACTACTACAAGCTCGTTACCCCGACCGGAACCTACAACGCCCTGCTCGTGACGATAGTCCTCACGATAGGCCTCGCCATAGCCGGGCTGATATACCTCTACGGCGCAAAGGTGAGGAGGATAAGCGTGACCAACACCTACCAGTCCGGTAACCCTGTTACTGAGGAGTTCAACCTGAGCATCAGGAAGAACTTCTACAGGCCACTCGCCGAGGCCCTCGACTTCTGGCTCAAGAGGAGCTTCGACAGGTTCTACGAGAGGCTAGCGGGCATGGCGGAGGACTTCGCGGACTCTCTCAGGCAGGCGTTCTACAACGGAAACGTCCAGAGCTACTCATGGTATCTGGTGATAGTGCTCCTTATACTCGCGCTGTGGGGGGTGCTGTGA